A genomic region of Saccopteryx bilineata isolate mSacBil1 chromosome 1, mSacBil1_pri_phased_curated, whole genome shotgun sequence contains the following coding sequences:
- the ATG101 gene encoding autophagy-related protein 101 isoform X1, with translation MESSTWGVGEYISPSELKFREVIKNTAAYRRQRSSSCALSPTRRLGRSCGDRAPACGEGEGKDQSLSDPTSACTRKPLVGVKLCCLYSRPPLLWPTGCRMNCRSEVLEVSVEGRQVEEAMLAVLHTVLLHRSTGKFHYKKEGTYSIGTVGTQDVDCDFIDFTYVRVSSEELDRALRKVVGEFKDALRNSGGDGLGQMSLEFYQKKKSRWPFSDECIPWEVWTVKVHVVALATEQERQICREKVGEKLCEKIINIVEVMNRHEYLPKMPTQSEVDNVFDTGLRDVQPYLYKISFQITDALGTSVTTTMRRLIKDTLAL, from the exons ATGGAGTCGTccacatggggggtgggggaatacATCTCACCCTCAGAGCTTAAATTCCGAGAGGTGATCAAGAACACGGCAGCGTACAGACGACAGAGAAGT TCCTCCTGCGCTCTGTCGCCCACGCGGAGGCTGGGAAGGAGCTGCGGAGATCGCGCCCCGGCTTgcggagaaggggaagggaaggatcaGAGCCTGAGTGATCCCACCTCAGCCTGTACGCGGAAG CCCCTGGTTGGGGTGAAGCTCTGCTGTCTTTATTCTCGTCCCCCACTCCTGTGGCCCACTGGCTGCAGGATGAACTGTCGCTCGGAAGTGTTGGAGGTGTCGGTGGAGGGGCGGCAGGTGGAGGAAGCCATGCTGGCCGTGCTGCACACAGTGCTCCTGCACCGCAGCACGGGCAAGTTCCACTACAAGAAGGAGGGCACCTACTCGATCGGCACCGTGGGCACCCAGGATGTCGACTGTGACTTCATCGACTTCACCTACGTGCGGGTCTCCTCGGAGGAGCTGGACCGTGCCTTGCGCAAGGTTGTCGGGGAATTCAAG GATGCACTGCGCAACTCAGGTGGCGATGGGCTGGGGCAGATGTCCTTGGAGTTCTACCAGAAGAAGAAGTCTCGCTGGCCTTTCTCAGACGAGTGCATCCCCTGGGAAGTGTGGACGGTCAAGGTGCATGTTGTAGCCCTGGCCACAGAGCAGGAGCGGCAGATCTGCCGGGAAAAGGTGGGTGAGAAGCTATGTGAGAAGATCATCAACATCGTGGAGGTGATGAATCGACATGAGTACCTGCCCAAGATGCCCACACAGTCGGAGGTGGACAACGTGTTTGACACAGGCTTGCGGGATGTGCAGCCCTACCTCTATAAGATCTCCTTCCAGATCACCGATGCCCTGGGCACCTCAGTCACCACCACCATGCGCAGGCTTATCAAAGACACCCTTGCGCTGTAG
- the ATG101 gene encoding autophagy-related protein 101 isoform X2, protein MNCRSEVLEVSVEGRQVEEAMLAVLHTVLLHRSTGKFHYKKEGTYSIGTVGTQDVDCDFIDFTYVRVSSEELDRALRKVVGEFKDALRNSGGDGLGQMSLEFYQKKKSRWPFSDECIPWEVWTVKVHVVALATEQERQICREKVGEKLCEKIINIVEVMNRHEYLPKMPTQSEVDNVFDTGLRDVQPYLYKISFQITDALGTSVTTTMRRLIKDTLAL, encoded by the exons ATGAACTGTCGCTCGGAAGTGTTGGAGGTGTCGGTGGAGGGGCGGCAGGTGGAGGAAGCCATGCTGGCCGTGCTGCACACAGTGCTCCTGCACCGCAGCACGGGCAAGTTCCACTACAAGAAGGAGGGCACCTACTCGATCGGCACCGTGGGCACCCAGGATGTCGACTGTGACTTCATCGACTTCACCTACGTGCGGGTCTCCTCGGAGGAGCTGGACCGTGCCTTGCGCAAGGTTGTCGGGGAATTCAAG GATGCACTGCGCAACTCAGGTGGCGATGGGCTGGGGCAGATGTCCTTGGAGTTCTACCAGAAGAAGAAGTCTCGCTGGCCTTTCTCAGACGAGTGCATCCCCTGGGAAGTGTGGACGGTCAAGGTGCATGTTGTAGCCCTGGCCACAGAGCAGGAGCGGCAGATCTGCCGGGAAAAGGTGGGTGAGAAGCTATGTGAGAAGATCATCAACATCGTGGAGGTGATGAATCGACATGAGTACCTGCCCAAGATGCCCACACAGTCGGAGGTGGACAACGTGTTTGACACAGGCTTGCGGGATGTGCAGCCCTACCTCTATAAGATCTCCTTCCAGATCACCGATGCCCTGGGCACCTCAGTCACCACCACCATGCGCAGGCTTATCAAAGACACCCTTGCGCTGTAG